The genomic region CACTCCGAGCACACCATCGCGATCACCGACGACGGCCCGCTCGTCCTCACCGCGCGCGACTGACCGCTCGCCCGCCGACTCGCCTGCCTCGCTCCCCCGGGATGGCGGTGGATCGCAGCCGCCCGGTGGCTGCGGAGCACCGCTGTCCGCTCAGGCGTAGCGGACCGGCAGGTCCTTGAGCCCGTTGACCCAGGCGTGGCGCAGCCGGCGCTCGGGTCCGGCGCGGGTGATGTCGGGGACCTGCTCGGCGAGTGCCTCGAAGACCAGTCGGATCTCCTGGCGCGCGAGGTTGGCGCCCAGGCAGTAGTGCGCGCCGTGCCCGCCGAAGGCGAGGTGCGGGTTGACCTCGCGGGTGATGTCGAAGCGGTACGGGACGTCGAAGACGTCCTCGTCGTAGTTGGCGCTGGCGTAGAACAGCGCGACCCGCTGCCCCGTCGTGATCGGTACGCCGCGCACCTCGAGGTCGCGGCGCGCGGTGCGCTGGAAGACCGTGACCGGCGTCGCCCAGCGGATCACCTCATCGACCATGGTCGCGGGGCGCTCCTCGCACCACAGCCGCCACTGCTCGGGGTGGTCGAGGAACGCGGCCATCCCGTGGGCGATCGCGTTGCGGGTGGTCTCGTTGCCGGCGACCGCGAGCAGGATGACGAAGAAGCCGAACTCGTCGTCGTTGAGGCCCCGCTCCCCCTTGTGCGCGTTGACCATCTTGGTGATCAGGTCCTCGCGCGGGTGCGCGGTCCGGTCGGCGGCCAGCAGCATCGCGTAGCCGAGGATCTCCGCCGCGGCCACCTCCGAGCTCCCGGCGTACTCCGGGTCGTCGCCGGCGAGCATCTGGTTGGACCACTCGAACAGCTTGCGGCGATCCTCCTGCGGCACGCCGATCAGGTCGGCGATCGCCTGCAGCGGCAGCTCGGCCGCGACCTGCTCCACGAAGTTGCCGCCGCCGGCGGTGCGCGCGGCGGCCACGATGTCGTGCGCCCGGCGGGTCATGACGTCCTCGAGCTCGCCGATGGAGCGCGGGGTGAAGGCCCGCGACACAATCTGCCGGGTGGTGGTGTGCTCGGGCGGGTCCTGGTTGATCATGATCACCCGCTGCAGCTCGACCTGCTCGCGCTGCATCCCGGCGGTGTTGCGCACGATCGCGCCGTTCTCGGCGTTCGACCAGTCCTTGCTGTTCTTCGACACCGCCGCCACGTCGGCGTGCCGCGTCAGCGCCCAGTAGCCGGTGCCGGACTCCGCCGACATCCCGTCGTACGCGCCGGGCGACTGCTCGATCCAGGCGACCGGCGCCTCCTGCCTGAGGAGCCGCAGCTGCTCGTGCGGCACCCCCCGCTCGAGGACGAACGGGTCGGTGGGGTCGAACCCCTCAGGCAGGACGGCGCTCATGGCTCAGGATCTTCCTCCGCTCGGGCGCCCGGTGCGAGCGCTGCGCTCAGGTCACCGGTAGGCGACCTGGTAGTCCTTCACCCCGTTGAGCCACCCGCTGCGCAGCCGGTCCGGCTCACCGACCTGGCGGATGTCGGGGGCGAGGTCGGCGAGGGCGTTGAAGATCAGGTCGACCTGCAGGCGCGCCAGGTTGGCGCCGATGCAGTAGTGCGCCCCGTGCCCGCCGAAGGCCTGGTGCGGGTTGGGGTCGCGGGTGATGTCGAAGGTGAAGGGGTCGGTGAAGACGTCCTCGTCGAAGTTGGCGCTGGCGTAGAGCAGCCCGACCCGGTCGCCCTGCTTGATGTCGGCCTCGCCGATGCGGATGTCGTTGATCGCGGTGCGCTGGAAGACCGTCACCGGCGTGGCCCAGCGGATGATCTCGTCGACGGCGGTGCGGGGGCGCTCGCGCTTGTAGAGCTCCCACTGCTCGGGGTGGTTGAGGAAGGCGTGCATGCCCCACGTGGTCGCGTTGCGGGTGGTCTCGTTGCCGGCCACCGCGAGCAGGATCATGAAGAACCCGAACTCGTCGTCGCCGAGGCCCTGGCCGTCGACGTCGGCGGTGACGAGCTTGGTGATGATGTCGTCCTGCGGGTGCTGGCGGCGCTGGTCGGCCAGCGCCATCGAATAGGCGAGGATCTCCATGAAGGCGGTCATCTGGTCGCCGGGCACGTCCGGGTCGTCGTAGGCCATCATCTGGTTCGACCACTCGAAGAGCTTGCCGCGGTCCTCCTGCGGCACCCCGAGCAGGTCGGCGATCGCCTGCAGCGGCAGCTCGGCCGCGACGTCCTCGACGAAGTCGCCGGAGCCCTTGGCCACGGCGTCCTCGACGATCTTCGCGGCCCGGACCCGGAGGTCGTCGGCGAGCGCGTTGATCGCGCGCGGGGTGAAGGCGCGCGAGACGATCTGACGCAGCTTGGTGTGGTCCGGGGCGTCGTGGTTGATCAGCAGGAAGCCGGTCTGCTCCACCTCCTCCCGCGTCATCTCGGGGTTGAAGCGGATGATCACGCCGTTCTCACGCGTGGAGAAGTTCGCCTGGTCCTTGGAGACGGCCGCGACGTCGGCGTGCTTGCTCAGCGCCCAGAAGCCCTCGGTGTGCTGGAAGCCGCCGAGGCCGGCCGCTGACTGCGCAACCCAGGAGACCGGAGCGGTACGCCGCAGCGCCAGCAGCTCCTCGTGCGGGACCCGCTCACGCATCACGTCGGGGTCGGTGGGGTCGAAGTTCACGGGGATCTCGAGCGAGGTGCTCACGTCGCATGCCTTTCGCAGGGTGGTGCAACACGTTCTAGTGGTGCAGGTTACATACCAACGGTACGGAAGAACAGGGGTTACGCCCCCGCCGCTCACCGAGACCGCGCCTTGCTGGCCCCCAGAACCTGTTCTACGTTGCGGAGCATGGGTACTCCCGTCATCGTCGAAGCAGTCCGCACCCCTCTCGGCAAGCGCAAGGGGTGGCTCGCCGGCGTGCACCCTGCGACGCTGCTCGGCTTCGCCCAGACCGAGGTGCTGCGCCGGGCCGGCGTCGACTCCGACGTCATCGACCAGGTGATCGGCGGCTGCGTCACCCAGGCCGGTGAGCAGTCCAACGACATGGTCCGCCGCGCCTGGCTGCACGCCGGGCTCGCCCAGCGCACCGCCGGCACCGCGATCGACGCCCAGTGCGGGTCCGGCCAGCAGGCCGCGCACCTGATCAACGACATGGTCGCCGCCGGATCGATCGACGCCGGCATCGCCTGCGGCGTGGAGCTGATGTCGCGCGTGCCGCTCGGCGGCAACGTGCCGCCCGGTCTCGGCGACCCGCGCCCCGACGACTGGTCCATCGACATGCCCAACCAGTTCGAGGGCGCCGACCGGATCGCGCGTCACCACCAGATCAGCCGCGAGGAGCTCGACGCCTTCGGCCTGGAGTCCCAGCGAAAGGCCCGCGTCGCGGTCGACGAGGGACGCTTCACCCGCGAGATCGCGGCGTACGACGCCCCGGTGCTCGACGAGGACGGCAAGCCGACCGGCGAGACCCGGCTGGTGACCACCGACCAGGGCCTGCGCGACACCACGGCCGAGGGCCTGGCCGGGCTACGCACCGTGCTGCCCGAGGGCATGCACACGGCCGGCACCTCCTCGCAGATCTCCGACGGCGCCTCGGCCGTGCTGATCATGGACGAGCAGCGCGCCCGCGACCTCGGTCTCACCCCGCGGGCCCGGATCGTGCGCCACACGCTGGTCGGCTCCGACCCGTACTTCCACCTCGACGGCCCGATCGAGGCCACCCGCTCGATCCTGGCCCGGACCGGCATGTCGATCGGCGACTTCGACCTGTTCGAGGTCAACGAGGCGTTCGCCTCCGTCGTGCTGTCCTGGGCCAAGGTCCACGACGTGGACATGGACAAGGTCAACGTCAACGGTGGCGCGATCGCCCTGGGCCACCCGGTCGGCTCGACCGGCACCCGCCTGATCACCACCGCACTCCACGAGCTGGAGCGCCGCGACGCCTCGACCGCGCTCATCTCGATGTGCGCGGGCGGCGCGATGGCCACCGCGACGATCATCGAGCGGATCTGAGAACCCCCCACCCGGTTGATTCCGGCCGCGCGGGGGCGAGTACTTTCAAAGGCGTGAACGAGACTCAGCCCCGCCGGGCGCGTCACCTGATGGACATGTCGAACCCGCGTCCGCAGCCCGCACGGAAGTCGGGGCCGGGCATGGGCATCGAGGGTGTCCAGAAGTGGGTGCTCTCCGTCTTGGCCGTCACCACCATCTGGCACATGGCCGCCGCGCTCGTGCTGTTCGCGACCTACATCGACGACGACAAGCGAGCCTCGCAGATCGGGCTCTGCGTGATCGCCGGCGTCTTCGGGGTCCTCGGCATGGCCTCGGGCCTGGCGATCCACCGCCGCTCCCCCGCCACCCCGTGGCTGCTCCTGGGCATCCTGCCGGGCGTGCTCGGCGTCTGGCTCGTCCTGCGCTGAGCCCCGGGCGCGTCAGTCAGTGGTGCGGTAGCCGCCGCGGTAGAACAGCAGCGGATCCTCGGCGCCCGACGCCTGCAGGTCCTGCACCCGGCCGATGACCACGACGTGGTCGCCGGCCTCGTGGACGGCGTGCACCGTGCAGTCGAGGTGGGCGAGCGCCCCCGCGAGCACCGGTGACCCCGTGTGCGGCGACGGCGCCCAGGCGACCCCGCTGAACTTGTCGGTGCCCCGGCTGGCCATCCGGTTGGACAGCTCGGCCTGGTCCGCGGCCAGGACGTTGACGCAGAACCGCCCGGCGCGCCGGATCAGCGGCCAGGCCCGGGACGTCTTCGCCGGGACGAAGAGCACCAGCGGCGGGTCCAGCGACACGCTCGAGAACGACTGGCAGGTCATGCCCACCGGCTCGCCCCCGCTCATCGCGGTCACCACCGTCACCCCCGAGGCGAAGTGGCCCAGCACGTCGCGGAACCGCCGCGCCTGAGCCAGCGCCTCGGCGTCGTCGGGAACCGGGACCGCCTCGCCCGGCGTGAGCTCGAAGTCCGGCTCGGCGTCGCCGAGCCAGGAGCTGATCAGCTCCTGGCTGGGCCAGGTCTGACGGGCATCGGAACGGATGCCGGCGAGGATCTCCTCGTCGTCACCGTCGGTCGGTCGCGAGCTCACCTCCTCGACCCTAGCCGCCGACCCTGCGTCGGCGGGGTCGTCCATCAGCGCCCGCCGCCGAAGTCGTGGCCCCAGTAGGACACCGCCGTCGACTCGCGCGCGACCCAGGAACCGTCCTCGACCTGGAGGCCCTCGCAGCCGAACTCGACGTCGAAGCCGCCCGGGGAGCGGACGTAGAAGGAGACCATCTCGTCGTTCATGTGCCGGCCGAGGGTCGCCGACAGCGGCGCCCCGTGCTTCTGGACGCGCTCCAGAGCGCGGCCGACGTGGTCGAGGGAGTCGACCTCGAGCATGATGTGCACGCACCGGGCGGGGTTCGGCATCGGCAGGAACGCCAGCGAGTGGTGGCGCGGGTTGACCCCGAGGAAGCGCAGCCAGACCTTCGAGCCGGGCTCCTTGCCGACGAACTCGCCGGGCATCGACATGGAGTCGCGCAGCCGGAACCCCAGCACGTCACGGTAGAACCGCAGCGCCTCGACGTCGTCGCCCACCGGGACCACGATGTGGCCCATCCCCTGGCTGCCGGTCACGAAGCGGGCGGCGTACGGCGTGACGATCGGGCGGGCCTCGTAGGTGATCCCGTGGAAGAGCTCGAAGACGTTGTCCCACGGGTCGCTGAACCGGATCAGCTCCTGCACCCGGCGCTCGTCGAGCTCCTCGCGGGTGCCTTCCTCGACCGCGACGCCGGCCTTCTCCAGGTGCTCGCGGGCCGCCCGGAGCGCGGCGTGGTCGGCCAGCTCCCAGCCGGTGGCGTCGAGCTGGTCGACGTCGGAGGGGAAGACGACGAGTCGTGCCGAGACCT from Nocardioides sp. dk884 harbors:
- a CDS encoding cytochrome P450, whose translation is MSAVLPEGFDPTDPFVLERGVPHEQLRLLRQEAPVAWIEQSPGAYDGMSAESGTGYWALTRHADVAAVSKNSKDWSNAENGAIVRNTAGMQREQVELQRVIMINQDPPEHTTTRQIVSRAFTPRSIGELEDVMTRRAHDIVAAARTAGGGNFVEQVAAELPLQAIADLIGVPQEDRRKLFEWSNQMLAGDDPEYAGSSEVAAAEILGYAMLLAADRTAHPREDLITKMVNAHKGERGLNDDEFGFFVILLAVAGNETTRNAIAHGMAAFLDHPEQWRLWCEERPATMVDEVIRWATPVTVFQRTARRDLEVRGVPITTGQRVALFYASANYDEDVFDVPYRFDITREVNPHLAFGGHGAHYCLGANLARQEIRLVFEALAEQVPDITRAGPERRLRHAWVNGLKDLPVRYA
- a CDS encoding flavin reductase family protein; protein product: MSSRPTDGDDEEILAGIRSDARQTWPSQELISSWLGDAEPDFELTPGEAVPVPDDAEALAQARRFRDVLGHFASGVTVVTAMSGGEPVGMTCQSFSSVSLDPPLVLFVPAKTSRAWPLIRRAGRFCVNVLAADQAELSNRMASRGTDKFSGVAWAPSPHTGSPVLAGALAHLDCTVHAVHEAGDHVVVIGRVQDLQASGAEDPLLFYRGGYRTTD
- a CDS encoding cytochrome P450 translates to MSTSLEIPVNFDPTDPDVMRERVPHEELLALRRTAPVSWVAQSAAGLGGFQHTEGFWALSKHADVAAVSKDQANFSTRENGVIIRFNPEMTREEVEQTGFLLINHDAPDHTKLRQIVSRAFTPRAINALADDLRVRAAKIVEDAVAKGSGDFVEDVAAELPLQAIADLLGVPQEDRGKLFEWSNQMMAYDDPDVPGDQMTAFMEILAYSMALADQRRQHPQDDIITKLVTADVDGQGLGDDEFGFFMILLAVAGNETTRNATTWGMHAFLNHPEQWELYKRERPRTAVDEIIRWATPVTVFQRTAINDIRIGEADIKQGDRVGLLYASANFDEDVFTDPFTFDITRDPNPHQAFGGHGAHYCIGANLARLQVDLIFNALADLAPDIRQVGEPDRLRSGWLNGVKDYQVAYR
- the hsaC gene encoding iron-dependent extradiol dioxygenase HsaC, translated to MIDIKSMGYVRVASTDLAQWSQFAGKVLGLAEGRGPNPEHQYWRIDEVSARLVVFPSDVDQLDATGWELADHAALRAAREHLEKAGVAVEEGTREELDERRVQELIRFSDPWDNVFELFHGITYEARPIVTPYAARFVTGSQGMGHIVVPVGDDVEALRFYRDVLGFRLRDSMSMPGEFVGKEPGSKVWLRFLGVNPRHHSLAFLPMPNPARCVHIMLEVDSLDHVGRALERVQKHGAPLSATLGRHMNDEMVSFYVRSPGGFDVEFGCEGLQVEDGSWVARESTAVSYWGHDFGGGR
- a CDS encoding steroid 3-ketoacyl-CoA thiolase; the protein is MGTPVIVEAVRTPLGKRKGWLAGVHPATLLGFAQTEVLRRAGVDSDVIDQVIGGCVTQAGEQSNDMVRRAWLHAGLAQRTAGTAIDAQCGSGQQAAHLINDMVAAGSIDAGIACGVELMSRVPLGGNVPPGLGDPRPDDWSIDMPNQFEGADRIARHHQISREELDAFGLESQRKARVAVDEGRFTREIAAYDAPVLDEDGKPTGETRLVTTDQGLRDTTAEGLAGLRTVLPEGMHTAGTSSQISDGASAVLIMDEQRARDLGLTPRARIVRHTLVGSDPYFHLDGPIEATRSILARTGMSIGDFDLFEVNEAFASVVLSWAKVHDVDMDKVNVNGGAIALGHPVGSTGTRLITTALHELERRDASTALISMCAGGAMATATIIERI